GTCGACCGTGCGTCGCGGACCGTCAGTCGCGGGTGACGCCCTCGGCCACCGCCGCGGCCGCGACCTGCCGCGCCACGATCGGCCCCACCGTGGTGTCGAACACCGACGGGATGACGTGGCCCGGCGCGAGGTCGTCGGACGACACCGCGCCTGCGATCGCATCCGCCGCGGCGAGCTTCATCGACTCGGTGATCTTGGTGGCGTGGACGTCGAGCGCGCCGCGGAAGATCCCGGGGAACGCCAGCACGTTGTTGATCTGGTTCGGGAAGTCGGACCGGCCGGTGGCCATGACGGCCGCGATCCCCTCGGCTTCCTCGGGTCGGATCTCGGGGTCCGGGTTGGCAAGGGCGAACACGATCGGATCGTGGTTCATCTTGCGGAGGTCGTCGGCCGTGATCAGCCCGGGGCCCGACACGCCGATGAACACGTCGGCGCCGTGCATCAGCTCGCCGAGCGGCCCGGAGATGCCATCGGGGTTGGTGAGCTCGGCGAAGCGCTGCTTGGCGACGTTGAGGTCGTCGCGACCACGGTGGATCGCGCCCTTGCGGTCGGCGCCGATGATCACGGGGACGCCGGCCTCGCGCAAGATGTTGGCGATCGCCACGCCGGCCGCGCCGACACCCGCGATCACCACCCGCAAGTCCTTCATCTCCTTGCCGACGATCTTGAGCGAGTTCTTCAGCGCGGCCAAGGCGACGACCGCGGTGCCGTGCTGGTCGTCGTGGAACACCGGGATGTCGAGCAGCTCCTTGAGCCGATCCTCGACCTCGAAGCACTGCGGTGCGGCGATGTCTTCGAGGTTGATGCCACCGAAGACCGGCGCGATCCGCTCGACGGTCTCGATGATCGCGTCGACCCGGGCCTCGAGCGTCTCGGCCTTCGACACGTCGACGCAGATCGGAAAGGCGTCGACTCCTGCGAAGTTCTTGAACAGCAGCGCCTTGCCTTCCATCACCGGCAGGGCGGCGGCGGGACCGATGTCGCCGAGGCCGAGCACGGCCGTGCCGTCGGTGACGATCGCGACCGTGTTCTTCTTGATGGTCAGGTCGTTGACCAGCGCGGGGGTCGCGGCGATGGCGTTGCAGACGCGGGCGACGCCCGGTGTGTAGGCCATCGACAAGTCGTCGCGGTCGTGCACGTGCGTGCGCGACACCGTCTCGATCTTGCCGCCCTCGTGCATCTCGAACGTGCGGTCCACCACTTCGAGCAAGTGCACGCCGTCGGCGTTGCGCACGGCTTCGGCGACCTGGTCCATGTGCGCTTCGGAGGAGCAGTGGACGATGATCCGCTCGGACAGCTGCGGCCCGGTGACCTCGAACCCGTCGATGGCGGCGATGTTGCCACCCACCTGCCCGATCGCGCTGGCAAGCGCCCCCAGCGAGCCAGGGCGGTTGTCGAGGGTGACGCGGAGGCGGATCGAGAACGCCGCGGACGGGGTTGGCATCTGCGTGACGGTACTCGCAGGGCCTTTGTCGCTCCCAAGTGGCGCCCTCGACCAGCCGGTGGGCTGACGGTGACCGGCCGGTCGCGGCAGCAGCGCCGCGGCGCACTGGCAGCCCGGCGGGCCGGCCGACCGGCTCGGGTGCTCAGTAGCGGTCGGCCTCGTGCGACATCTCGTCGAGGCAGCGCCGGATTTCCGAGGCACGGAAACGGCGGTGACCGCCGAGGGTGCGGATGGCGTGGAGCTTGCCGGCTCTCGCCCAGCGTGTGACCGTCTTGGGGTTCACCCGGAACATCGCGGCGACCTCGGCGGGCGTCAACAGGGCTTCGTTGCCGTTGACGTCGTCGGTGACAGCGTCGTGCGTGCTGTCGTTTGGGGTGTCGCTCATTTGGGTTCTCCGTTTGTTCGATTCGAGCGGCGTGGAGGATCTGGGGTGCAGATACCTTCTGTGCTGAAGGTACCGACCTACCCCTAAGTGGTCGATAGCCCATTCGGGCCATTTCCGGCATCCAGATCGCCGCCGGCCAGGCGGCGGTACCCTCGATTCCGTGACACTCGACACTGCCAACGATGCCAGTTTGACCGTCGAGAGTGGGCGCGGGCCAGAGCTGGCGCCGCAGGGGGTGTTCGACCACGCGCAGATGGAAGGCTTCGAGCAGATCGCGTTCTGCCACGAGCCGACCACCGGGCTGCGCGCCATCGTCGCCATCCACTCCACCACGCTGGGCCCGGCGCTCGGCGGAACCCGCTTCAAGCCGTACTCGTCGGAGCAGGCGGCGATCACCGACGCCTGCCGCCTGGCCCGAGGGATGACGTACAAGCACGCCGTGTCGGGCCTCGACCACGGCGGCGGCAAGGCCGTGATCCTCGGCGATCCGAACGTCCTCCGGAGCGAGGCGTTGCTGCGTGCGTACGCACGTTTCGTCGACGGCCTCGCCGGGCGCTACCTCACCGCGGAAGACGTCGGGACGACCCAGGCCGACATGGACCTCGTGCGCCGCGAGACGCCGTACGTCACCGGGGTCAGCGAGTCGCTGGGGGGCTCCGGCGACCCGTCCCCCGCCACGGCGTGGGGCGTCTGGGCCGCCATGCGAACCATCGGCGAGCGGCTGTGGGGCGACGCCGACTACGCCGGGCGGCACGTGGTGGTGTCGGGCGTCGGCAAGGTGGGCCGAGCGCTGGTGGAGCACCTCGCCGCGGCCGGTGCCCGCCTCACCGTCGCCGACGTCGACCCCGCCGCAGTCCGCTGGGCGGCCGAGCAGCACGGCGCCGCGCCGGTCGACCCGGCCGAGGCCCACAAGGTGTCCTGCGACGTCTTCGCGCCGTGCGCCCTCGGCGGGGTGCTGAGCGAGACGACGGTCCCGGAGCTACGGTGTGCAGCAGTGTGCGGATCGGCCAACAATCAGCTCGCTGACAGTGCAGATGGTCGTCGTTTGGCCGATATCGGTGTGCTGTATGCACCTGATTTCGTCGTGAATGCAGGCGGAGTGATCAACATCGCTGAGGAGCCCGCCGGCTATGACCACGACCGTGCCTGGCAGCGCATCTCCGGCATCGCCGACACGCTGCACCGCGTGCTCGATCGAGCCGAGCACGACCACTCCACGCCCGCCGAAGCAGCCGACCGGCTGGCCGAGGACCGCATCGAAGCCATGGCGCGGGTCCAGCGCATCCGCACCAGCCGCACCTGACATCGGGCCGGGGAGGCCCGCCCACCACCTTGGGGGACACGATGGCCAGATCGACCAACCCGGCAAAGCGCACGACCAGCGCCACCCGCACGGCCCGCTCACGGACCTCGACCCGCAAGTCGTCGACCGCCGCCGAGTCCGACCCGACCGCGGCCACCTTGGCCGCCGCGAGCAACGGCGACGGCACCGCGGAATCGGCGGCACACCGCACGGCCCGCCGACCGCA
This is a stretch of genomic DNA from Acidimicrobiales bacterium. It encodes these proteins:
- a CDS encoding BldC family transcriptional regulator, producing MSDTPNDSTHDAVTDDVNGNEALLTPAEVAAMFRVNPKTVTRWARAGKLHAIRTLGGHRRFRASEIRRCLDEMSHEADRY
- a CDS encoding NAD-dependent malic enzyme — protein: MPTPSAAFSIRLRVTLDNRPGSLGALASAIGQVGGNIAAIDGFEVTGPQLSERIIVHCSSEAHMDQVAEAVRNADGVHLLEVVDRTFEMHEGGKIETVSRTHVHDRDDLSMAYTPGVARVCNAIAATPALVNDLTIKKNTVAIVTDGTAVLGLGDIGPAAALPVMEGKALLFKNFAGVDAFPICVDVSKAETLEARVDAIIETVERIAPVFGGINLEDIAAPQCFEVEDRLKELLDIPVFHDDQHGTAVVALAALKNSLKIVGKEMKDLRVVIAGVGAAGVAIANILREAGVPVIIGADRKGAIHRGRDDLNVAKQRFAELTNPDGISGPLGELMHGADVFIGVSGPGLITADDLRKMNHDPIVFALANPDPEIRPEEAEGIAAVMATGRSDFPNQINNVLAFPGIFRGALDVHATKITESMKLAAADAIAGAVSSDDLAPGHVIPSVFDTTVGPIVARQVAAAAVAEGVTRD
- a CDS encoding Glu/Leu/Phe/Val dehydrogenase dimerization domain-containing protein is translated as MTLDTANDASLTVESGRGPELAPQGVFDHAQMEGFEQIAFCHEPTTGLRAIVAIHSTTLGPALGGTRFKPYSSEQAAITDACRLARGMTYKHAVSGLDHGGGKAVILGDPNVLRSEALLRAYARFVDGLAGRYLTAEDVGTTQADMDLVRRETPYVTGVSESLGGSGDPSPATAWGVWAAMRTIGERLWGDADYAGRHVVVSGVGKVGRALVEHLAAAGARLTVADVDPAAVRWAAEQHGAAPVDPAEAHKVSCDVFAPCALGGVLSETTVPELRCAAVCGSANNQLADSADGRRLADIGVLYAPDFVVNAGGVINIAEEPAGYDHDRAWQRISGIADTLHRVLDRAEHDHSTPAEAADRLAEDRIEAMARVQRIRTSRT